The genomic stretch TGCCCCTACCTTTCAGGAAAAACTGCCCGTATGGAGCAGTTTATTGCCTACACAATAGGGCCGCAGGAACATGAGACCCTGCTGGGTTACGGATATCGTCATTTCGGGACTTACTATTTCCGGCCCGCCTGCGAAACCTGTTCAAGCTGTGTCCCCCTGCGTGTCAGAGTCGGGGACGTATACTTCCACCGCTCATGGCGCAGGCTGCTGAAGAAATCTGCGGGCCTGGATCTGCGCTTCAACGAACCTCCTTCATTACAGGAGGCTTACGATCTCTATGTTCTGCATAAAACGCGTTTCGGCGACGGTGAGCAATCGGATATACTGGTATTCCGTGAAAGCTTCTTTTCGGAGCATCCGGTGTCCCGGCTGCTAACCCTGCGGGACGGAAAGCGTCTTGTAGCTGTGGCCCACTTTGACCAGATGCCCCGCAGCCTCTCTGCGGTCTACACCTACTATAACGACAGGGACTATGGCTGGGTCAGTCCGGGTAAGCTCTGCATAATCCATCTTATTCAGCTCGCGAAGTTGACGAACAGAATGTATCTCCACCTTGGATATTATGTCCATGAGAACCCTTTTATGCATTACAAGGCCGGGTATACCCCCTTTGAGTACAGTCCCCGGGGAGGAGAGTGGTCCCGGGAAAAGAAGCCCCTGGCCGAACTGAGCTTTGTTCCTGGAGAGACTCTGCTGCGCTGAAAGAGAGAATTCTTTCAGTTTATGCTTAACAGACCCTCACTGTTTTGCTACTTTATATCGGGTATGAGTAATCGAACTATCAGTGTCATGTTTGTATGCATGGGCAATGTGTGCCGTTCACCGGCGGCCCACGCGGTATTTATGCATAAGCTGCGGGAACGGGGTCTGGAAGAGCAGGTTCTCGTTGCTTCCTCCGGAACTATTGCCTACCATACGGGAGAACCTGCGGATCCACGGATGATTCAGGAACTTGCCCGCAACGGTGTTGAGTCGGTCAGCAGGGCACAGCAGTTTACGCTTGAGGATTTTTCCCGTTACGACCTCATTCTTGCCATGGACCGCAGGAACTACGAGTCCCTTAAGGAGATGGCTGCCAACGGGAACTGTCAATACTTTTCCCGGGTACGTCTTTTTCGGGACTTTGACCCTGAAGGACCGGGGGATGTGCCAGACCCGTACTACGGCGGCAGGAGCGGGTTTGCCGAAGTTTTCCGGATGGTAGACCGTACAACGGACTATCTGCTGGACCGCATTTTTGCAGGAGAGCTGGTGCCATGACAAAAGGCAGCTGTGACGAGTATCTGGAGAACCGGGTCAGAGAGCTCTTTGGAAGTGATGCCCGCGTGGTCGAGCGCCACGGACTGGGCGGGGGCTGCATCAACAATGCCGAGGAGTATTCTCTTTCCGGAGGCGATAAACTCTTTGTAAAACGGAACAGGAGCAGTCGCGGCGGATTGTTTGCCGCCGAGGCCGCAGGTCTGAATGCCCTGACCGTAAACGAGGCGCCTCGGGTGCCCCGGGTTCTGGGGCATTTCGATGACGGTACGGACCAGATTCTGGTCCTCGAGTTTATCGTCTCCGCAGCCAGGGCCCGGGATTTCTGGCAGACCTTCGGCAGGCAGATGGCCGCTCTGCACCGGGTAAGCAGTAAGAACGGCTTCGGTTTTGACGAGGACAACCATATCGGCGCGACAGAACAGAAGAACAGCTGGATGCCGAGCTGGCTTGAGTTCTTCGCGCAGCAGCGTATCGGTTTCCAGCTTCAGCTTGCCCGCGATCAGGGGCTTCTGGATGCGGCAGGTACCGCCCGCTGCGAAAGATTCATTGCCGACCTGTCCGATATTCTGATCGAACCGGAAGCACCTTCACTGCTGCATGGCGACCTGTGGGGAGGGAACTACATGGTCGGAGATGCGGGTGAACCGGTATTGATTGATCCCGCAGTCTATTATGGGCACAGAGAAGCCGATCTGGCAATGACCGAACTCTTCGGGGGCTTCGATCCCTCTTTTCACGCCGCCTATAACGAGGTTTTTCCCCTGGAGCCGGGCTACCGGCAGCGCAGAGACGCCTATAACCTGTATCACATGCTGAACCATCTGAATCTCTTCGGGGGCTCCTACGCAGGCTCGGTAAAAGCCATTCTGCAGCGCTATACCTGATCCTGTTCTGTTGACAGATGCTTGTTAGCTCCTGCCATGGGGTATATGATACCGTACTATGAAAGAACAGAAGCTGTCCTTGGGAACCAAACTTGGTTTTGGTGTATGTGATCTCGGGGGAAACCTCTATTTTACCGTAATCGCCTTCTGGCTGATGAACTATCTGACCGATACGGTGCATCTTTCCGCCGCCCTGGCAGGAACGGTGGTCATGATCGGCAGGATCTGGGACGCGGTAACTGATCCTGCGGTGGGGGTCCTGAGCGACCGAACCCGCAGCCGCTGGGGCCGCCGCAGGCCCTACCTGCTTTTCGGTGCTCTTCCCCTAGCTCTTGCCATGATCTTTATGTTTACCGTACCCACATTCATCGAAGGACAGCTGGGACTCTTCTGGTGGGCCCTGCTGGCCTACTGTTTTCTGGGTACCACCTACACGATCATCATTGTTCCTTACGCGGCCCTGACCCCGGAGCTGACCACGGATTATCAGGAACGGAGTTCCCTTAACGGCTATCGCTTTGTTTTTGCCCTCTTCGGGACCCTGATCGGAGCGGTGGCAGTCCTTCCGCTGCGCGATGCCTTTGGTTCGGCGGTAAAAGGCTTTAGCGCGGTGGGAATTATATTCGGTGTAATAATGGCCCTGAGCGCCCTTGTAACCTTTCTTGCTGTCCGGGAACCTGATCACGGTACCCGGGAAATTCCCAAGGGGGAGGGCATTGTCGCCTCCTACCTGAAGGTCTTTGCCTGCAAGCCCTATCTTATTATAACCTTTGCCTATGTACTCCATATCCTTGCAATCACCATCGTCTCCGGGATCATGGTCTACTACTTCAAATATGTGTACAACAACGAAGGTGCAACCACCCTGGCTCTGGGATTGCTGCTGATTGTCTCTATTCCTTCAATCCCTGTCAGTGTGATGATTTCAAAGAAAATCGGCAAAAAGGCAACCTATGCCATTGGACTCGGTATTTTTGCAGCGGCCCTGTTTGTATTTTATTTTATTGGAGAAAAGGCCGGAACCGGCGGAGCACTGGTCATCTTTGCCTTTGCCGGAATTGGTAACGGCTTTGTTTTCCCCACTCCCTACGCTATGGTCCCTGATGCCATTGATCAGGATTACCTTGATACGGGGATCCGCAAGGAGGGGGCTTTTTACGGTACCTGGACCCTCCTTACGAAGACAGGGCAGGGACTGGCAAACGGTATCATCGGCTGGATGCTGGGATTCGCAGGTTTTCAGGCAGATGTTATGCAGAATGCCGCCTCCCTGGGGGTAATAAAACTCCTGCTGGGGCCGCTTCCGGCGGTGGTATTTCTTTTTTCCATTCTGGTCCTCATTTTCTATCCCATCAACGAGGAGCGCTACAATGCCATCCGCTCTGCAATAGAAACCCGCGAAGCCGGTATCGGAGGAGCGTGATACATGACAGGAGAAAGCATGAAACTGCAGCGTTACCATCTTATTCTGCTGATCGTCTTTTTTCTGCTCTCCGCCGTATCGGCAGAGCAGATAGCCCTGGGTCCCTTCGGGAGTTTTATAGATCCTCCAGAAGGCTGGGGACTTATTGGTCAGGAAGCTGAGAAGCTGACCTTTTCTTTTCCCGGAGACAGTGCCTATCTGCAGATCAAGCGTTTTCCCGGAATTTCCGGACTGGAAGCCCTTATAGCGGAGGCGGAAGGCCGGATCGCTGCGACGGGTGAAGGTACCCGCTTTACCTACGGCTCCGGGGAGGCCTACTTCGGAACTGTAGATTTCAGCTCCGGAGATTATGATTTTTCCGGCTATCTATTTGCTTATTTTACGTCTGATCTTGATCCGCTGGTACTCCTCGGGTTCAGCGACAGGGAGCAGCTGGGAGTCTATAACGATCTTATCCTTTCGGCCATGGATTCCTATTCGCCCTTACAGCTGACCGACAGGCTCCCGGGGCCCGTGGCAGCCTTTGACCGGATCTTCTCCGGAGGCCGCAGTACCGCAGTGGATTTGAAAATAGGCGGGCATCAGAGCAGAATCCGCGTAGATCAGGGCGAGGTAGAGACCGCCTCCTACGTGACCGAGAGGGAGGCCCGTATTCTGGGTGCAGCAGGAAGTGTCGCGGCCTGGCAGCGGTTTTTCCGTATATTGTACCGGGATTCCGTGGCTGGTCTGGAACCCCTTACCCGTGCTCTGCATAAGCTTTATTCCCGGAACCCCTCGGCCGCGGAAACCCGGGGCATAGCCGAAGATCTTCTTGCCTGGCTCCAGGACTTTACTTACCGCCGTTCCGGGACCTTCAGTGATTTTGTTGATCCCATCCGGGTTCTGGTGACATCCTCCGGCGATTGTGATTCCCTGGGGCTGCTGTACGTCATCCTCTTGCACTCCTTTGATATTGACGCTATTCTCCTGGTCTCCGAGAAATACGGGCATGCCATGGGAGCAGTGGATGTTCCCGGCGACGGTGCGCGGTATGCCCACGCAGGCAAAGGCTATGTGGTGGCGGAGCTGACGGACCAGGTTGACCTGGGACTTATTGCCGCGGATATGGCGGATCCGGCGGGATGGACACCTGTTATATTTCCGGAAAATCTGACGAACAGGACTGAATAGTACTATGGCTAAGGAATTGAACAGTGCGGCGCGAAAATTCTTAAGCGCCAGGGCCTCACATAAAAAGCCGGTGGTAATGCTCGGCAAGGAGGGGGCCACCCCGCAGCTTATTAAAGCCCTTAACGAGGCCTTAACGGCCCATGAGCTTGTAAAACTGCGTTTTGTAGACTACAAGGAGGACCGCAGAACAATCGCCGCGGAACTGACGGATGCCGTGGAGGCCCGGCTTGTGCGGATTATCGGCAACGTAGCGATCTATTTCCGTCCTCATGAAGAGCCGGAAAAGCGACGCTATACCCTGCCGGAGTAAGAAACGGTTCCTGATCAGCTCTGGTTCTCGTAGGCTTCGGTCTCTTCGCTGAAGTAGTCCAGCTGGATGCCCGCCCGGCGGAAGAACTCTTCCGACTCTGCCCCCGCATGATACTTTCGCTTACAGACAACCCGCGTAATCCCGCAATTAATAATCAGCATGGCGCAGGTTCTGCAGGGGGTCATGGTGCAGTAGAGGGTGGCTCCTTCCAGGGCTACACCCCGCCGGGCAGCCTGACAGATGGCATTCTGCTCGGCATGGACAGTTCTCATACAATGCTGGCTGATACTACCGTCCTCGTGTATCAGTTTCCTTATCTGGTGTCCCACCTCGTCGCAATGGGGAAACCCCACAGGAGAGCCCACATAGCCCGTTACCAGCAGCTGCCGGTCTCTCGCTATAACGCAGCCTGAGCGTCCGCGGTCACAGGTTGCCCGCTTGGCAATGGCGTCACAGACCTCCATAAAATATTCATCCCAGCTGGGGCGTTTGTAATTGCTTTGTTTTATCATACCGGGAAGCATTTTACCATGTTTGGAGGGGGGAAGGGGAACACAGCAGATGTTTTTTTCTCACTTTTCACTCTTTTGACACTCTCGCTTTTATTACCGTATACTGATAAATATGAAAAAGATAAAAGTTGCGGCCCTGCCCCGGCTGCTGATTGAAGAGGGGGCATTTAAAAAACTTCCCGGTATTATAGCTTCTTCCGGGTACGGCCGGGTTGGAATTATTCATGGCAGAACGGTATGGAACCGCTGGGGAGACGACTTGTGCCGGGAGTTCAACACTCTGGATATTGATTTCCTCGATGCCGGTGTTTCCGGTGAACCTTCGCCGCGGGTTGTCGATGATATTGTAACTGCCTGGGCTGATGAAAAACCGGAACTGATCCTTGCTGTAGGCGGAGGCAGTGTCATGGACGCCGCCAAGGCTGCCGCCGCAATGCTCGCGGAATCCGGCTCCGGCGGAACAAAGAGCGTAAAAGAGTTTCTTGAAGGGGTAGGCAGCATGACTCCCTCCGGTACCACCCTGCCGCTTTACGCGGTTCCAACAACTGCGGGTACCGGATCAGAGGCTACCAAGAACGCGGTTTTAAGCGAGATCGGCGGTTTCAAAAAGTCCCTGCGTCACGATAATTATGTACCGAAGCTGGCCCTGATCGACCCTCTCCTGGCAGTTGATGCCCCCCTGGGGATTACCGTTGCCGCAGGTTTGGACGCCATTACACAGCTTATCGAGTCTTTTATCTCCACCGGAGCGGGCCCCTTTACCGATTCCCTGGCGGTCTCCGGTCTCGTGGCCGCCGGGCGGGCCCTGCCGGCACTGCTGCAGAATCCCGAAAACGTAAACGCCAGGGCCAAAATGGGGTATGCGGCTTACCTGTCGGGTGTGTGCCTGGCAAACGCCGGTCTGGGCATGATTCATGGAGCGGCAAGTCCTATAGGAGCGGCCAGGGAGATTCCCCACGGTCTGGTGTGCGGCCTGCTCCTTTCCGGTACCATACGGCGTATTCTGATGCGGGCCCGGGCGCAGGAACAGCGGGTACTGGTTCGCAAAATTGAAAAGGCTGCCGAGGCCCTGAACAGTGATATCGATCAGTTGCCTGAGCTGCTGGACGGCTGGCTTGAGGATTCCGGTTTACCCGGATTTGGAGAATACGGTTTTACCGAGGATGAGCTGCGCGTACTGGCTGGAGAGACGGACATGAAAAACAGTCCGGTCCTGTTCCGCGAAAAGGAGATCGCGGAGATCTTTCTGGAGCGGATCTGATGTCGGAAGCCAGATTCCTCGTAGTAAGCCTGAATCCTGTTATGCAGCGGACTCTGCTCTATGAGTCGTGGAAGGAGAACCAGGTTAACCGTACCCGTACCCATTACCTTCATGCCTCCGGCAAGGGTGTCAATGTGGCCAGGGTCCTGACCCAGCTGGGGGAGGAGGCGGTTCATCTGACCCACGCCGGAGGTGCAGACAGGGAAAGGTTTCTGACCATGTGCCGGAAAGACGGACTTACAATTTACGCAGCGGATTCTGGTTCGGAAATCAGAACTTGTGTTACCATTTTAAGCGGTGAAAACCACAGCAGCACTGAACTGATTGCCGATGCCGGACCTGTTGCCGCCGGCACCGACGAGGCTGTGCGCAGAGAATTTGAGAAGCTGATAGCAAAGTCCGGGTTCCTGATTATCTCCGGTACCAGGGCCCCGGGATACCGGGACGACCTGTACCCCTGGATGGTACAGGAAGCCACAAAGCGGGGAGTTACCAGCATTCTCGACATCAAGGGAGAGGACCTCAAAGCCTGTCTTCCCTGCGGTCCTGCATTGATCAAACCGAATCTAAGCGAGTTCTGTTCCACCTTTCTGCCTGAACTCGGGGTAGAGGAGCATGAAGCTGACGAGTCTGCCCTTGAGACTGCCGCAAAAGAAATGGAAAGGATATACCGGGACTACGGGATCCTTACTGTGCTGACCCTGGGGGCCCGCGGGGCCCTGGGCTGGAACGGCCAGGAACGTATCCGGCGGCCCGCTCTTTCTATTACGCCGCTGAATACTATTGGCTGCGGTGACGCCTTTACCGCGGGGCTGGCTTACAGTCTGGCTGAGGGGCAAAGCCTTATAGACGCCCTCGACAAGGCTGCTGAATGCGCTGCCGCCAATGCCGGGCTTATAAAACCCGGGGTCATTGAATAAAAAAGCCGGCCCCTCTGCGGGAGCCGGCTCTATATTTACCTGTTTGTAACTGTAATACTACTTGTGTTCGATCTTCAGTGTCATGGTCGGCTGGTTGCAGACCTCGTCGGGACCGTAATACTGGATTGCCCCGGGATAGGTGAAACTCGTCTCCACCGCCCAGGTCTCTCTTTCTGCTGCAAAGGCCTTGAAGGGCTTGCCGTCGAGTTCTACCAGGGCTTTGCGGATAACCGGTTTCTTTTTCCCGTGGCGCTGCTCCAGGTTCATCATCATGGTTACAGGGATGCCGCCGGCGATCCATTCTTTAGCCGGTTGTGCCAGGTTTTTCACCGAGGACATATAGCCGGTAAGACCGTTGGCAATCAGGGCAAAGGCGTTAAAGCCGAGGGAGTAGCAGTAATCGGCGTCGAAGTTCGATGGAAATGCACAGCGTCCCTCGTACCCGAAAAAGTGGTGCTGATGGGAGAAGGACCCTGAGTAATTACCTTCGGTTTTCATCTCTCTCAGCCTGTCTTCGATAATCTCAATCAGCAGCTTTTCGGTTTCAATCCTGGAAACCTGTACGTTTCCATGAGGGTCCCGGTCCATAAGAAGCTGGCGCTGAATATTGTTGGGCAGAGATGAAAAGACATAGGAGGATTCCCGGGAGAGGTTCTTGTTAATCCATTCCGACTGGTCCTCGAAGGTATTCAGCGTAGAGTAGTAGGCCTCGTGTTCCGCAAGCAGATCGTTCAATTCCCCGATAAGGGTCTTCATCTCCGGGATAAACTCGATCAGTCCTTCGGGCACCAGAACGACACCAAAGTTTTCGCCCTTTTCCGCCCGTTTGACAATGGTTGTAATAATGCTTCCCACAACCTGATCGAGGGTCTGCTTCTTCTCCTCAACCTCTTCGGAGATAATCGCCGCGTTCGGCCTGGTTTGCAGAGCGCACTCAAGGGCGATGTGAGATGCGCTTCTTCCCATCAGCTTGATGAAGTGCCAGTACTTCTTGGCTGAATTGGCGTCCCGCTCGATGTTTCCGATCAGCTCGGAGTATGTTTTGGTAGCGGTATCGAAGCCGAAAGAGGTCTCGATATGCTCGTTTTTCAGGTCCCCGTCGATAGTCTTGGGGACTCCGATTACCTGGACCTGGGCCTTTTTCTGCTGAAAATACTCAGCCAGAACCGCGGCATTGGTGTTGGAGTCGTCTCCTCCAATAACGACCAGGGCGCTGATCTTCCGCTTCTTACAGACTTCGATACAGGTATCGAACTGCTCCTCGGTTTCCAGCTTGGTGCGGCCGGAACCGATAATATCAAACCCGCCGGTGTTCCTGAACTGGTCCATGTACTCGTCGGTGATCTCCAGGGCTCTGTCTTCGGTGAGACCCGAAGGCCCGCCGAGGAATCCGATCAGCTTGCTTTCCTTGTTGCCTTTTTTAAGGCCGTCAAAGAGGCC from Marispirochaeta sp. encodes the following:
- a CDS encoding GNAT family N-acetyltransferase — translated: MRASLLDTASYPCPYLSGKTARMEQFIAYTIGPQEHETLLGYGYRHFGTYYFRPACETCSSCVPLRVRVGDVYFHRSWRRLLKKSAGLDLRFNEPPSLQEAYDLYVLHKTRFGDGEQSDILVFRESFFSEHPVSRLLTLRDGKRLVAVAHFDQMPRSLSAVYTYYNDRDYGWVSPGKLCIIHLIQLAKLTNRMYLHLGYYVHENPFMHYKAGYTPFEYSPRGGEWSREKKPLAELSFVPGETLLR
- a CDS encoding low molecular weight protein-tyrosine-phosphatase is translated as MSNRTISVMFVCMGNVCRSPAAHAVFMHKLRERGLEEQVLVASSGTIAYHTGEPADPRMIQELARNGVESVSRAQQFTLEDFSRYDLILAMDRRNYESLKEMAANGNCQYFSRVRLFRDFDPEGPGDVPDPYYGGRSGFAEVFRMVDRTTDYLLDRIFAGELVP
- a CDS encoding fructosamine kinase family protein; translated protein: MTKGSCDEYLENRVRELFGSDARVVERHGLGGGCINNAEEYSLSGGDKLFVKRNRSSRGGLFAAEAAGLNALTVNEAPRVPRVLGHFDDGTDQILVLEFIVSAARARDFWQTFGRQMAALHRVSSKNGFGFDEDNHIGATEQKNSWMPSWLEFFAQQRIGFQLQLARDQGLLDAAGTARCERFIADLSDILIEPEAPSLLHGDLWGGNYMVGDAGEPVLIDPAVYYGHREADLAMTELFGGFDPSFHAAYNEVFPLEPGYRQRRDAYNLYHMLNHLNLFGGSYAGSVKAILQRYT
- a CDS encoding glycoside-pentoside-hexuronide (GPH):cation symporter — its product is MKEQKLSLGTKLGFGVCDLGGNLYFTVIAFWLMNYLTDTVHLSAALAGTVVMIGRIWDAVTDPAVGVLSDRTRSRWGRRRPYLLFGALPLALAMIFMFTVPTFIEGQLGLFWWALLAYCFLGTTYTIIIVPYAALTPELTTDYQERSSLNGYRFVFALFGTLIGAVAVLPLRDAFGSAVKGFSAVGIIFGVIMALSALVTFLAVREPDHGTREIPKGEGIVASYLKVFACKPYLIITFAYVLHILAITIVSGIMVYYFKYVYNNEGATTLALGLLLIVSIPSIPVSVMISKKIGKKATYAIGLGIFAAALFVFYFIGEKAGTGGALVIFAFAGIGNGFVFPTPYAMVPDAIDQDYLDTGIRKEGAFYGTWTLLTKTGQGLANGIIGWMLGFAGFQADVMQNAASLGVIKLLLGPLPAVVFLFSILVLIFYPINEERYNAIRSAIETREAGIGGA
- a CDS encoding YhbY family RNA-binding protein produces the protein MAKELNSAARKFLSARASHKKPVVMLGKEGATPQLIKALNEALTAHELVKLRFVDYKEDRRTIAAELTDAVEARLVRIIGNVAIYFRPHEEPEKRRYTLPE
- a CDS encoding cytidine/deoxycytidylate deaminase family protein encodes the protein MIKQSNYKRPSWDEYFMEVCDAIAKRATCDRGRSGCVIARDRQLLVTGYVGSPVGFPHCDEVGHQIRKLIHEDGSISQHCMRTVHAEQNAICQAARRGVALEGATLYCTMTPCRTCAMLIINCGITRVVCKRKYHAGAESEEFFRRAGIQLDYFSEETEAYENQS
- a CDS encoding iron-containing alcohol dehydrogenase; translated protein: MKKIKVAALPRLLIEEGAFKKLPGIIASSGYGRVGIIHGRTVWNRWGDDLCREFNTLDIDFLDAGVSGEPSPRVVDDIVTAWADEKPELILAVGGGSVMDAAKAAAAMLAESGSGGTKSVKEFLEGVGSMTPSGTTLPLYAVPTTAGTGSEATKNAVLSEIGGFKKSLRHDNYVPKLALIDPLLAVDAPLGITVAAGLDAITQLIESFISTGAGPFTDSLAVSGLVAAGRALPALLQNPENVNARAKMGYAAYLSGVCLANAGLGMIHGAASPIGAAREIPHGLVCGLLLSGTIRRILMRARAQEQRVLVRKIEKAAEALNSDIDQLPELLDGWLEDSGLPGFGEYGFTEDELRVLAGETDMKNSPVLFREKEIAEIFLERI
- a CDS encoding PfkB family carbohydrate kinase, with translation MSEARFLVVSLNPVMQRTLLYESWKENQVNRTRTHYLHASGKGVNVARVLTQLGEEAVHLTHAGGADRERFLTMCRKDGLTIYAADSGSEIRTCVTILSGENHSSTELIADAGPVAAGTDEAVRREFEKLIAKSGFLIISGTRAPGYRDDLYPWMVQEATKRGVTSILDIKGEDLKACLPCGPALIKPNLSEFCSTFLPELGVEEHEADESALETAAKEMERIYRDYGILTVLTLGARGALGWNGQERIRRPALSITPLNTIGCGDAFTAGLAYSLAEGQSLIDALDKAAECAAANAGLIKPGVIE
- a CDS encoding diphosphate--fructose-6-phosphate 1-phosphotransferase, which produces MKISPLQDARYTYEPKLPETLKIEVDKIKVNLGEPTQSVADQDELKQLFPHTYGRPVAGFVEGSNPDAKKAINVGVILSGGQAPGGHNVIAGLFDGLKKGNKESKLIGFLGGPSGLTEDRALEITDEYMDQFRNTGGFDIIGSGRTKLETEEQFDTCIEVCKKRKISALVVIGGDDSNTNAAVLAEYFQQKKAQVQVIGVPKTIDGDLKNEHIETSFGFDTATKTYSELIGNIERDANSAKKYWHFIKLMGRSASHIALECALQTRPNAAIISEEVEEKKQTLDQVVGSIITTIVKRAEKGENFGVVLVPEGLIEFIPEMKTLIGELNDLLAEHEAYYSTLNTFEDQSEWINKNLSRESSYVFSSLPNNIQRQLLMDRDPHGNVQVSRIETEKLLIEIIEDRLREMKTEGNYSGSFSHQHHFFGYEGRCAFPSNFDADYCYSLGFNAFALIANGLTGYMSSVKNLAQPAKEWIAGGIPVTMMMNLEQRHGKKKPVIRKALVELDGKPFKAFAAERETWAVETSFTYPGAIQYYGPDEVCNQPTMTLKIEHK